In Xanthomonas sacchari, a genomic segment contains:
- the sufT gene encoding putative Fe-S cluster assembly protein SufT, with amino-acid sequence MYSRSSEPVQFERDCAAVMVPQGDAVTLPAGSYGYITQALGGSYTVFVEGNLFRIAGKDGDAIGKEPPPGLELSEDAGDEQVEALIWQQLRTCFDPEIPFNIVDLGLIYDVAMHAREDGQRTVEVKMTLTAPGCGMGEILVDDVRSKLEMIPTVAEADVELVFDPPWGRHMMSEAARLETGML; translated from the coding sequence ATGTACTCACGCAGCAGCGAACCTGTCCAATTCGAACGCGATTGCGCCGCGGTGATGGTGCCGCAGGGCGACGCGGTGACCCTGCCGGCCGGCAGCTATGGCTACATCACCCAGGCCCTGGGCGGCAGCTACACGGTGTTCGTGGAGGGCAATCTGTTCCGCATCGCCGGCAAGGATGGCGATGCCATCGGCAAGGAGCCGCCGCCGGGGCTGGAATTGTCCGAGGACGCCGGCGACGAGCAGGTCGAAGCCCTGATCTGGCAGCAGTTGCGCACCTGCTTCGATCCGGAGATTCCGTTCAACATCGTCGATCTGGGGCTGATCTACGACGTGGCGATGCACGCGCGCGAGGATGGCCAGCGCACCGTCGAGGTCAAGATGACCCTGACCGCGCCCGGCTGCGGCATGGGCGAGATACTGGTCGACGACGTGCGCAGCAAGCTGGAAATGATCCCGACGGTGGCCGAGGCCGACGTCGAGCTGGTGTTCGATCCGCCGTGGGGCCGGCATATGATGTCTGAGGCCGCGCGCCTGGAAACCGGCATGCTCTGA
- a CDS encoding NAD(P)(+) transhydrogenase (Re/Si-specific) subunit beta: MELLPILIKSSYLVAATLFLLGLQRMASPRTARSGIRWAGVGMLLATAATFLLPGLHNLPLIVLAIVLGTAAAWISAKKVAITDMPQMVALYNGMGGGSAAAIGAVELLRFSFLMRRDTTHWSEAAIAALAARQPDATTLALAVIGSAIGAVSLSGSIIAWAKLDGCLDKRVTFPSQQAFNLLVCVAMLGVGAWAAISLSLLAIVLFFVLALALGVLMTLPIGGADMPVVISLYNAFTGLAVAFEGYVLGNEALIIAGMMVGAAGILLTRLMAKAMNRPIRGVLFSNFGGGGQAQAIAGSQKPIEAGDVAAMMAYAERVVIVPGYGMAVAQAQHKIWELAQRLIERGVKVKFAIHPVAGRMPGHMNVLLAEAGVPYDLIADMDDINPEFASTDVSLVIGANDVVNPVAKTDPASPIYGMPILDVVNSRNVIVIKRGKGTGFAGIENALFYADNTRMLYGDGAEAASALVSELKALDGGGH; this comes from the coding sequence ATGGAACTGTTGCCGATCCTGATCAAGAGCAGCTACCTGGTCGCCGCCACCCTGTTCCTGCTCGGCCTGCAGCGCATGGCCTCGCCCAGGACCGCGCGCAGCGGCATCCGCTGGGCCGGTGTCGGCATGCTGCTGGCGACCGCCGCCACCTTCCTGCTGCCGGGCCTGCACAACCTGCCGCTGATCGTGCTGGCGATCGTGCTTGGCACCGCCGCGGCGTGGATCTCGGCCAAGAAGGTGGCGATCACCGACATGCCGCAGATGGTCGCGCTGTACAACGGCATGGGCGGCGGCTCGGCGGCGGCGATCGGCGCGGTGGAGCTGCTGCGCTTCTCGTTCCTGATGCGCCGCGACACCACCCATTGGAGCGAGGCCGCGATCGCCGCGCTGGCCGCGCGCCAGCCCGATGCGACGACACTCGCGTTGGCGGTGATCGGCTCGGCGATCGGCGCGGTGTCGCTGTCCGGCTCGATCATCGCCTGGGCCAAGCTCGACGGGTGCCTGGACAAGCGCGTCACCTTCCCCTCGCAGCAGGCGTTCAACCTGCTGGTGTGCGTGGCGATGCTGGGCGTGGGCGCCTGGGCCGCGATCAGCCTGAGTCTGCTGGCGATCGTGCTGTTCTTCGTGCTCGCGCTGGCCCTGGGCGTGCTGATGACGCTGCCGATCGGTGGCGCCGACATGCCGGTGGTGATCTCGCTGTACAACGCCTTCACCGGCCTGGCGGTGGCGTTCGAAGGTTATGTGCTCGGCAACGAGGCGCTGATCATCGCCGGCATGATGGTCGGCGCGGCCGGCATCCTGCTGACCCGGCTGATGGCCAAGGCGATGAACCGGCCGATCCGCGGCGTGCTGTTCTCCAACTTCGGCGGCGGCGGCCAGGCGCAGGCGATCGCCGGCAGCCAGAAGCCGATCGAGGCCGGCGACGTGGCGGCGATGATGGCCTACGCCGAGCGCGTGGTGATCGTGCCGGGTTACGGCATGGCGGTGGCGCAGGCCCAGCACAAGATCTGGGAGCTGGCGCAGCGGCTGATCGAACGCGGGGTCAAGGTCAAGTTCGCGATCCATCCGGTGGCCGGACGCATGCCCGGGCACATGAACGTGCTGCTGGCCGAGGCCGGCGTGCCCTACGACCTGATCGCCGACATGGACGACATCAATCCCGAGTTCGCCAGCACCGACGTGTCGCTGGTGATCGGCGCCAACGACGTGGTCAACCCGGTCGCCAAGACCGACCCGGCCAGCCCGATCTACGGCATGCCGATCCTGGACGTGGTCAATTCCCGGAACGTCATCGTCATCAAGCGCGGCAAGGGCACCGGCTTCGCCGGCATCGAGAACGCGCTGTTCTACGCCGACAACACCCGCATGCTCTATGGCGACGGCGCCGAGGCCGCCAGCGCCCTGGTCAGCGAGTTGAAGGCGCTGGACGGCGGCGGGCACTGA
- a CDS encoding NAD(P) transhydrogenase subunit alpha, giving the protein MSDGFVALYIFMLAAIAGHVIISRVPVILHTPLMSGSNFIHGIVLIGAMVVLGHADTPLEKAIGFVAVLLGAGNAAGGYVVTERMLDMFKSSKPDASKTKAKD; this is encoded by the coding sequence ATGAGCGACGGGTTCGTGGCCTTGTACATCTTCATGCTGGCGGCCATCGCCGGGCACGTGATCATCTCGCGGGTGCCGGTGATCCTGCATACCCCGCTGATGTCCGGTTCCAACTTCATCCACGGCATCGTCCTGATCGGCGCGATGGTGGTGCTTGGCCATGCCGACACCCCACTGGAAAAGGCCATCGGCTTCGTCGCGGTGCTGCTTGGTGCCGGCAACGCCGCCGGCGGCTACGTGGTGACCGAGCGCATGCTGGACATGTTCAAGTCCAGCAAGCCGGACGCTTCCAAGACCAAGGCGAAGGACTGA
- a CDS encoding RNA polymerase sigma factor encodes MLVSTPALAPPSTDADTEQRPLPASLDAFLAEIGPRAFRFAEAGLRQREDALDAVQDAMIKLLAYRERPAQEWTPLFWSILRRRIIDLQRRRNFRLRFWAPTSEREADSPPDWADDGPNPSEQHERRQTHARLVTALRALPARQREAFTLRVLEELDVATTARAMGCSEGSVKTHLSRAREALQKHLEDVR; translated from the coding sequence GTGCTGGTGAGCACGCCCGCCCTCGCACCGCCGTCGACCGATGCCGACACCGAACAGCGCCCGCTGCCGGCGTCGCTGGATGCGTTCCTGGCCGAGATCGGGCCGCGCGCGTTCCGCTTCGCCGAAGCCGGCCTGCGCCAGCGCGAGGACGCGCTGGATGCGGTACAGGACGCGATGATCAAGCTGCTGGCCTACCGCGAGCGCCCGGCGCAGGAATGGACGCCGCTGTTCTGGAGCATCCTGCGCCGGCGCATCATCGACCTGCAGCGCCGCCGCAACTTCCGCCTGCGCTTCTGGGCGCCGACCAGCGAGCGCGAGGCGGACAGCCCGCCGGACTGGGCCGACGACGGCCCCAATCCGTCCGAGCAGCACGAGCGCCGGCAGACTCATGCGCGACTGGTGACGGCGCTGCGCGCGCTGCCGGCCCGGCAGCGCGAGGCATTCACCCTGCGCGTGCTGGAAGAGCTGGACGTGGCCACCACCGCCCGCGCGATGGGCTGTTCGGAAGGCTCGGTGAAAACCCACCTGTCACGCGCCCGCGAGGCGCTGCAGAAACATCTGGAGGACGTCCGATGA
- a CDS encoding DUF3106 domain-containing protein, whose product MTHLISLSLALALLAGSAVPAAFAAPPPPGPPPPSAADRDDDSGPPLPDWEHLSPQQRDLLIAPLRQRWNDVPQQRRRMFEHAQRWQAMTPEQRDRARKGARRYEDMTPQQREEARVLFDRMRALPPDQRKALRDRWEAMTPAQRAAWIRANAGPDELPPPPPK is encoded by the coding sequence ATGACTCACCTGATCTCTCTTTCCCTGGCGCTGGCGCTGCTAGCCGGCAGCGCCGTCCCGGCGGCCTTCGCCGCCCCGCCCCCGCCCGGGCCGCCGCCGCCGAGCGCGGCCGACCGCGACGACGATAGCGGCCCGCCGCTGCCCGACTGGGAACACCTGAGTCCGCAGCAGCGCGACCTGCTGATCGCGCCCCTGCGCCAGCGCTGGAACGACGTCCCGCAGCAACGCCGACGCATGTTCGAGCACGCGCAGCGCTGGCAGGCGATGACCCCCGAGCAGCGCGACCGCGCGCGCAAGGGCGCGCGCCGCTACGAGGACATGACCCCGCAGCAGCGCGAGGAGGCGCGGGTGCTGTTCGACCGCATGCGCGCGCTGCCGCCGGACCAGCGCAAGGCGCTGCGCGACCGCTGGGAAGCGATGACGCCGGCGCAACGCGCCGCCTGGATCCGCGCCAATGCCGGCCCGGACGAGCTGCCGCCTCCGCCGCCGAAGTAA
- a CDS encoding IS110 family transposase: MRRYVGIDVSKAELVIHVLPDEQAWTQPNTPQGQRVLAQRLVELGCERIVLEASGGYEHAVLRVLREAALPAVRMAADRPRKLAQALGLQAKTDALDARLLAIAAQHIPTTPTTVVPEHQQSLRELLDLRATLVGQRDAHRRRLEHITSAKVQHRCREVIALLNQHIQTLTQEIEQQGKTCSSLPKVPGLGTILRAVLAARLPELGTLPPRKLAALVGLAPFNHDSGCWKGQRRIKGGRADVRGVLYMATWASIRAKSPLANTYARLRAAGKPAKVAIVACMHKFLRWLNAIARDQAPYAPPVIAGA; this comes from the coding sequence ATGCGGCGCTATGTCGGGATCGATGTATCCAAGGCCGAACTGGTCATTCATGTCCTGCCGGACGAGCAGGCCTGGACCCAACCCAATACGCCACAGGGGCAGCGTGTGCTGGCCCAACGCCTGGTGGAGCTGGGCTGCGAGCGGATCGTGCTGGAAGCCAGTGGCGGCTACGAACATGCCGTGCTGCGGGTGCTCCGAGAGGCGGCCCTGCCTGCAGTGCGGATGGCCGCCGATCGTCCGCGCAAGCTAGCCCAAGCCTTGGGCCTGCAGGCCAAGACCGACGCCCTGGACGCGCGCCTGCTGGCCATCGCCGCCCAGCACATCCCGACCACGCCCACGACCGTGGTGCCCGAGCACCAGCAGTCTCTTCGCGAACTGTTGGACCTGCGTGCCACCCTGGTGGGCCAGCGCGATGCCCATCGGCGGCGCCTGGAACACATCACCAGCGCCAAGGTGCAACACCGCTGCCGAGAGGTGATCGCCCTGCTGAACCAGCATATCCAGACATTGACGCAGGAGATCGAGCAGCAGGGCAAGACCTGCTCGAGCTTGCCCAAGGTACCTGGGCTCGGCACGATCCTGCGCGCGGTCCTGGCCGCGCGGTTGCCAGAGCTGGGCACGCTGCCGCCACGCAAGCTCGCCGCCCTGGTCGGGCTGGCCCCGTTCAATCACGACAGCGGCTGCTGGAAAGGCCAACGTCGCATCAAAGGCGGCCGTGCCGACGTGCGAGGCGTGCTGTACATGGCCACCTGGGCCAGCATCCGCGCCAAATCCCCCTTGGCCAACACCTACGCGCGCTTGCGCGCGGCCGGCAAGCCGGCCAAGGTCGCCATCGTCGCCTGCATGCACAAGTTCCTGCGCTGGCTCAATGCCATCGCGCGCGATCAGGCACCGTACGCTCCTCCGGTTATCGCTGGGGCATGA